A stretch of the Acidobacteriota bacterium genome encodes the following:
- a CDS encoding M48 family metalloprotease: MRMLTLALILALTAGAAPAAPGADETQLPPWEMAKDCSYPDVENIGARDINGRVYLLFPNFISYEREIQIGAQYAAQIDQSARLLNMSEVNDYVNGLVQELVRHSDAKVPFHVKVLDSDEVNAFALPGGYLFINKGLLQAADTEDELVGVITHEIAHVAARHATERLTKMELLQWASIPSIFVGGVGGIALRNALGLSLNLQILGITRGSEKEADILGTQYAWHAGYDPNGYLSFFEKMMAMEKKQPGRFASWFRTHPPTPDRIDYVQKEIADCLPPKPKYIVTSSTFDEIKARLKAYDNALLAQSGQTGGAGDDGKKEGGKPTLKRSTDTDVPSGTEDPDAAPSKPTLKKDDDKDKS, encoded by the coding sequence ATGCGCATGTTGACACTCGCCTTGATCCTGGCTCTGACGGCCGGCGCCGCGCCGGCGGCGCCCGGCGCGGACGAAACCCAGCTGCCGCCGTGGGAGATGGCCAAGGATTGCTCCTACCCCGACGTGGAGAACATCGGCGCCCGGGACATCAACGGCCGCGTCTACCTGCTGTTTCCCAATTTCATCTCCTACGAACGGGAGATCCAGATCGGCGCCCAGTACGCGGCCCAGATCGATCAGAGTGCCCGGCTCTTGAACATGTCCGAAGTGAACGATTACGTGAATGGGTTGGTCCAGGAGTTGGTCCGCCATAGCGACGCCAAGGTGCCGTTCCACGTGAAGGTGCTCGATTCGGACGAGGTGAACGCCTTCGCTCTGCCCGGCGGCTACCTGTTCATCAACAAAGGCCTGCTCCAGGCGGCCGACACCGAGGACGAACTGGTGGGGGTGATCACCCACGAAATCGCGCACGTAGCCGCCCGGCACGCCACCGAACGCCTGACAAAAATGGAGCTGCTCCAGTGGGCGTCGATCCCCTCGATCTTCGTGGGCGGCGTGGGCGGGATCGCGCTGCGCAACGCCCTCGGCCTGTCGCTGAATCTGCAGATCCTCGGCATCACCCGCGGGTCCGAAAAGGAAGCCGACATCCTGGGCACCCAGTACGCTTGGCACGCCGGCTACGACCCCAACGGCTACCTGTCGTTCTTCGAGAAGATGATGGCCATGGAGAAGAAGCAGCCGGGCCGCTTTGCGAGCTGGTTCCGCACCCATCCGCCCACGCCGGATCGCATCGATTACGTTCAGAAGGAGATTGCCGACTGCCTGCCGCCCAAGCCCAAGTACATCGTCACCTCATCCACCTTCGACGAGATCAAGGCTCGGCTGAAGGCGTACGACAACGCCCTGTTGGCCCAGTCCGGCCAAACCGGCGGTGCCGGCGATGATGGCAAGAAAGAAGGCGGGAAACCCACCCTGAAGCGCAGCACCGACACCGACGTCCCCTCCGGCACCGAAGACCCCGATGCGGCGCCGTCCAAACCCACCCTCAAAAAGGACGACGATAAGGACAAGTCCTGA